Below is a window of Mycobacterium dioxanotrophicus DNA.
TCCAGATCGCGGGCGATCAGCGTCCGGACCTTCTGGGCCTGGTTGTAATACGCGTCGTAATACCCCGCCGACAGGGCGTAGGTACCGATCATGATGCGCCGCTTGACTTCCGGACCGAAACCAGCGGCCCGGGTCAGCGCCATGACCTCTTCGGCGCTGTGCGTGCCGTCGTCGCCGACCCGCAGGCCGTACCGCATGGCGTCGAAACGCGCCAGGTTGCTGGACACCTCCGAGGGCAGGATCAGGTAGTAGGCCGCCATCGCGTGATCGAAGTTCGGGCAGTCGACCTCGGTGACCTCCGCACCGAGCGCGGTGATCTGCTCGACAGCCGCGTTGAACGACGCGAGCACGCCGGACTGATAGCCCTCACCGCGCAGCTGCTTGACCACACCGACCCGAACGCCCTTGAGGTCGCCCTGGGCGCCGGCCTTGGCCGCCCCCACCACATCCGGCACCGGCACGTCGACCGAGGTCGAGTCATGGGGATCGTGGCCGGCGATGACCTGGTGCAGCAGCGCGGTGTCGAGCACCGTGCGCGCACACGGGCCGCCCTGATCCAGCGACGATGCGCAGGCGATCAGGCCGTAACGACTGACCGTGCCGTAGGTGGGTTTGACGCCGACGGTGGCCGTCAGCGCCGCCGGCTGCCGGATCGACCCGCCGGTGTCGGTACCGATGGCCAGCGGCGCCTGGAACGCCGCCAGCGCCGCCGCACTGCCACCGCCGGAGCCGCCAGGCACCCGGTCGGTGTTCCACGGGTTGCGCGTCGGGCCGTACGCGGAGTTCTCGGTCGAGCTGCCCATGGCGAACTCGTCCATGTTGGTCTTGCCGAGGATCGGGATGCCGGCCGCGCGCAACTTGGTGGTCACCGTCGCGTCGTACGGTGAGCGCCAGCCCTCCAGGATCTTCGACCCGGCCGTCGTCGGCGCATCGGTCGTGGTGAACACGTCCTTGAGCGCCAACGGCACCCCGGCCAGCGGCGACGGCAGCGTCTCACCGGCAGCGACCTCGCGGTCGACGGCGGCGGCCGCAGCCAGCGCCTCCTCGGCGCCCACGTGGAGGAACGCGTGGAAGCGCTCATCGGTCGCGGCGATCTGGTCCAGGTGC
It encodes the following:
- the gatA gene encoding Asp-tRNA(Asn)/Glu-tRNA(Gln) amidotransferase subunit GatA, producing the protein MTDLTRYDAATLGAQIAAGEVTSTEVTQAHLDQIAATDERFHAFLHVGAEEALAAAAAVDREVAAGETLPSPLAGVPLALKDVFTTTDAPTTAGSKILEGWRSPYDATVTTKLRAAGIPILGKTNMDEFAMGSSTENSAYGPTRNPWNTDRVPGGSGGGSAAALAAFQAPLAIGTDTGGSIRQPAALTATVGVKPTYGTVSRYGLIACASSLDQGGPCARTVLDTALLHQVIAGHDPHDSTSVDVPVPDVVGAAKAGAQGDLKGVRVGVVKQLRGEGYQSGVLASFNAAVEQITALGAEVTEVDCPNFDHAMAAYYLILPSEVSSNLARFDAMRYGLRVGDDGTHSAEEVMALTRAAGFGPEVKRRIMIGTYALSAGYYDAYYNQAQKVRTLIARDLERAYETVDVLVTPTTPTTAFGIGEKVDDPLAMYLFDLCTLPLNLAGHCGMSVPSGLSPDDGLPVGLQIMAPALADDRLYRVGAAYEAARGPMPSAL